In Pseudoalteromonas xiamenensis, the following are encoded in one genomic region:
- a CDS encoding EAL domain-containing protein → MKARLGPAYFIPEAERDGSILELSIKQIDNAIRDLPSKEDLGSDFKLSLNANGYLLFSQKYRQAVLKAASYFPKVTLELTERDVLNEAESRQQLLLLSEQGIEIAIDDFGTGYSGLQYLQQFPIDLLKIDQSFVASIGLANLQAPVLDAIIDMANKLGKKLIAEGVETATQQHYLTEKGVYIHQGWLYSKPLKGGDFINFFNEINKHDCQQENGIEHNRKQNSHSSTSKHYS, encoded by the coding sequence TTGAAGGCGAGACTCGGTCCAGCCTATTTTATTCCAGAGGCAGAGCGTGATGGTTCCATTCTCGAGTTATCAATCAAACAAATTGATAACGCAATTAGAGATTTGCCGTCGAAAGAGGACTTGGGAAGTGATTTTAAACTGTCTTTGAACGCAAATGGATATTTGTTGTTTAGCCAGAAATATCGACAAGCGGTGCTAAAAGCAGCCAGCTATTTCCCCAAAGTGACTTTGGAGCTCACCGAGCGCGACGTATTAAACGAAGCGGAAAGTAGGCAACAGTTGTTGCTGCTAAGTGAGCAGGGGATTGAAATCGCGATTGACGATTTTGGTACGGGCTATAGTGGCTTGCAATACTTGCAACAATTCCCAATCGATCTACTTAAAATTGATCAAAGTTTTGTTGCGTCTATCGGACTGGCAAACTTACAAGCTCCGGTGTTGGATGCCATTATCGATATGGCAAATAAACTGGGTAAAAAGTTAATAGCAGAGGGCGTTGAAACAGCGACTCAGCAACACTATCTTACAGAAAAAGGCGTTTACATTCATCAAGGCTGGCTATATTCTAAACCGTTGAAAGGTGGAGATTTCATTAACTTCTTTAATGAAATTAATAAGCACGATTGTCAGCAGGAAAACGGAATTGAACATAACAGAAAACAAAACAGTCATTCTTCAACATCTAAACACTATTCATAA
- a CDS encoding CoA transferase subunit B, whose protein sequence is MALSREQVAMRVAQELQDGFYVNLGIGIPTLVANYVPDGIEVMLQSENGLLGMGQYPTEAELDADMINAGKETVTTVKGAAIFNSAESFAMIRGGHVDLTVLGAFEVDQHGNIASWMIPKKLIKGMGGAMDLVAGAQNIIVTMTHASKHGESKLLEQCSLPLTGVNCVKKIVTDLAVLEVKDGAFYLLERAPGVSVDEIISKTAGKLIVEGDIPEMTFA, encoded by the coding sequence ATGGCATTATCTCGTGAACAAGTAGCTATGCGTGTTGCTCAAGAGCTTCAAGACGGCTTTTACGTAAATTTAGGCATTGGCATCCCTACCCTAGTTGCTAACTATGTGCCTGATGGCATTGAAGTTATGCTTCAATCCGAGAATGGTTTGCTCGGTATGGGTCAATACCCGACAGAAGCAGAATTAGACGCTGATATGATCAACGCGGGTAAAGAAACCGTGACAACTGTCAAAGGTGCAGCTATTTTCAATAGTGCTGAGAGCTTTGCAATGATCCGTGGAGGTCATGTAGACTTGACGGTTCTAGGTGCATTTGAAGTTGACCAGCACGGTAACATCGCCTCGTGGATGATCCCTAAAAAGCTAATTAAAGGCATGGGCGGCGCGATGGACTTAGTTGCTGGCGCGCAGAATATTATCGTCACCATGACACACGCAAGTAAACATGGTGAATCCAAATTACTTGAGCAATGTTCGTTACCCTTAACTGGTGTAAATTGCGTTAAAAAAATCGTGACTGATTTAGCGGTTTTAGAAGTAAAAGATGGCGCGTTTTATTTGCTAGAACGCGCACCAGGTGTTAGTGTGGATGAAATTATCAGCAAAACAGCGGGTAAGCTAATTGTTGAAGGCGACATTCCAGAAATGACGTTCGCATAG
- a CDS encoding GNAT family N-acetyltransferase, translating to MNITENKTVILQHLNTIHNFLSKTYWCEGIPKELIQKAIENSLSFAIIKDEQLVGFARVITDKATFAYLADVFIVDSHRGQGLSVKLMDYIQAHSDLQGLRRFMLATRDAHGLYEKYNFTPVVDAKPFMQINVPDIYMN from the coding sequence TTGAACATAACAGAAAACAAAACAGTCATTCTTCAACATCTAAACACTATTCATAATTTCTTATCAAAAACCTACTGGTGTGAAGGCATCCCAAAAGAATTAATTCAAAAAGCCATCGAAAACAGTCTATCTTTTGCCATTATTAAGGATGAACAATTAGTCGGTTTCGCTCGCGTTATTACGGACAAGGCGACATTTGCCTATCTAGCTGATGTATTTATAGTTGACAGCCATCGAGGCCAAGGTCTTTCAGTCAAATTGATGGATTATATTCAGGCACATTCAGACCTTCAGGGGTTGAGACGTTTTATGCTGGCCACAAGAGACGCGCATGGCCTTTATGAAAAGTATAACTTTACGCCTGTTGTGGATGCCAAACCATTTATGCAAATAAATGTTCCTGACATCTATATGAATTGA
- a CDS encoding CoA transferase subunit A gives MAGFDKVVSTYEEAMSGLKDGDTIIAGGFGLCGIPEGLIAEIKRLGTKDLTVVSNNCGVDDFGLGVLLHDRQIKKIIASYVGENAIFEQQLLDGLLEVELTPQGTLAEKMRAGGAGIPAFYTATGYGTPIAEGKEVKEFNGRPYILEESITGEFAIVKAWKADRYGNLVFRHTAMNFNPMAATAGKITVAEVEEIVESGELEPSQIHTPGIYVNRVIKGTFEKRIERRTVRS, from the coding sequence ATGGCCGGTTTCGATAAAGTAGTTTCGACCTACGAAGAAGCGATGTCTGGTTTGAAAGATGGCGATACGATTATCGCTGGTGGTTTTGGGCTTTGTGGTATTCCAGAAGGCTTGATTGCTGAAATCAAACGTTTAGGTACTAAAGATTTGACTGTAGTTTCGAACAACTGTGGTGTTGACGATTTTGGTTTGGGTGTATTACTTCACGACCGTCAAATTAAGAAAATCATTGCTTCCTACGTAGGTGAAAATGCCATTTTCGAACAACAATTGTTAGATGGCTTGTTAGAGGTCGAATTGACGCCTCAGGGCACTCTCGCTGAGAAAATGCGTGCTGGCGGTGCTGGTATTCCAGCGTTTTACACGGCTACAGGTTACGGTACGCCGATTGCCGAAGGGAAAGAAGTTAAAGAATTTAATGGCCGCCCATATATTCTAGAAGAATCGATTACGGGTGAATTCGCGATTGTTAAAGCATGGAAAGCAGATCGTTATGGAAATCTCGTTTTTCGCCACACAGCCATGAACTTTAATCCAATGGCTGCAACCGCCGGTAAAATTACGGTCGCAGAAGTTGAAGAAATCGTTGAGTCCGGCGAACTTGAACCATCACAAATTCATACACCAGGTATTTACGTTAATCGCGTTATCAAAGGTACGTTTGAAAAACGTATCGAACGTCGAACCGTTCGTAGCTAA
- a CDS encoding FMN-dependent NADH-azoreductase — protein MKKILAIKSSINGANSISNKLIDEVLSLNDNSNTTVRDLGAAPLPHLSQHEMGAWMATVDQITPEQRELKAISDAVVEEVKAADVILIGLPMYNFAVPSNFKSWIDRLARAGVTFNYTENGPVGLLDDKPVYVIATRGGKYHGTPMDSQTQFIKDVFAFVGLKNVNFVYVEGLAMGEADTAIANAQSALSIAL, from the coding sequence ATGAAAAAGATTTTAGCGATTAAAAGTTCGATCAATGGCGCAAACAGTATTTCAAACAAACTTATTGACGAAGTATTGTCATTAAATGACAACTCAAATACGACGGTACGAGATTTAGGGGCTGCACCACTGCCTCACCTATCTCAACACGAAATGGGGGCTTGGATGGCCACTGTGGATCAAATAACACCTGAGCAACGTGAATTGAAAGCGATTTCTGATGCGGTTGTTGAAGAAGTTAAAGCCGCTGATGTCATTTTGATCGGTCTACCAATGTACAACTTTGCTGTACCTTCTAACTTTAAAAGTTGGATTGATCGTTTAGCCCGAGCGGGTGTTACATTTAACTATACTGAAAATGGACCTGTGGGTTTATTGGACGACAAGCCTGTTTATGTGATTGCGACTCGCGGTGGTAAGTATCATGGAACACCGATGGATTCACAAACGCAATTTATAAAAGACGTATTTGCATTTGTCGGGTTAAAAAACGTGAATTTTGTTTACGTGGAAGGACTCGCGATGGGCGAAGCGGACACAGCGATTGCAAACGCTCAATCCGCTTTATCAATAGCACTCTAA
- a CDS encoding EAL domain-containing protein, with product MTRKNANTFIALAITCFLFLCIGLFSFNQVKQSNQQNIKELSLKMVQDVNLQLEDIRNSIQRDDVLSPQCEEPTLNFMRRAVFEHPAMSEIGIVDEHGMLICNSFGRLSPPVQTTSPIKEYQLRYYGPIISDYLGASSFVIARTRKDHFEVNALIPTGWFANMIKLPESTHVSYVAIVDMLTGVPIFKHGTYSLPLEHALFPIEIESLEYTGQFDDLQSKYLFISKFSALPSLGLVIAIDDKQLIHWNHNWLVIAFLLFIGFFYAIVKGLNYLDLLNRNTKAQILEALQNDEFYNVYQPFVDNSTGKVIGAEVLMRWMHPIEGETRSSLFYSRGRA from the coding sequence GTGACTAGGAAAAATGCAAATACATTTATTGCCCTAGCGATTACCTGCTTTCTTTTCCTATGCATTGGTTTGTTCAGTTTTAATCAAGTCAAGCAAAGTAATCAGCAGAATATCAAAGAACTAAGTCTCAAAATGGTTCAGGATGTAAACCTTCAGTTAGAAGACATTCGGAACTCAATTCAACGTGACGATGTGCTTTCCCCTCAATGTGAAGAACCTACGCTCAATTTTATGCGCCGAGCGGTATTTGAACACCCTGCAATGAGTGAAATTGGGATAGTCGATGAACATGGAATGTTGATTTGCAATTCATTTGGTCGCTTATCTCCGCCAGTACAAACTACAAGTCCAATCAAAGAGTATCAATTGCGTTACTACGGTCCGATAATCAGCGATTATTTAGGTGCTTCTTCGTTTGTCATTGCAAGAACACGCAAAGACCATTTTGAAGTCAATGCACTCATTCCCACGGGTTGGTTTGCAAATATGATTAAGTTGCCTGAGTCGACGCACGTAAGTTATGTTGCTATCGTCGATATGCTGACTGGCGTGCCAATCTTTAAGCATGGTACCTATAGTTTGCCACTTGAACATGCGCTTTTCCCAATTGAAATTGAATCCTTGGAATACACAGGACAATTTGACGATTTACAAAGTAAATATCTATTTATTAGTAAGTTTAGTGCGTTGCCGTCACTTGGGCTGGTTATCGCTATTGATGACAAGCAGCTTATTCATTGGAACCATAATTGGCTAGTCATTGCTTTTTTACTCTTTATTGGTTTCTTTTATGCCATTGTTAAAGGTTTGAATTACTTAGACTTACTGAATCGGAACACTAAAGCACAAATTTTGGAAGCGCTTCAAAATGATGAGTTTTATAACGTTTATCAGCCTTTTGTCGATAACAGTACCGGGAAGGTGATTGGAGCAGAAGTGCTAATGCGTTGGATGCATCCGATTGAAGGCGAGACTCGGTCCAGCCTATTTTATTCCAGAGGCAGAGCGTGA
- a CDS encoding carboxyl transferase domain-containing protein, translated as MTVLNSSVNIHDPIFKEKENAMAALVADLRDKVSTLAQGGGEELIARHESRGKLFVRDRIETLLDEGSPFLEIGQFAAFGVYEQDIPCAGVVAGIGRVKGIECMIVANDATVKGGTYFPITVKKHLRAQEIAERCHLPCIYLVDSGGANLPEQDEVFPDKLHFGRIFYNQARMSAKGIPQIAVVMGLCTAGGAYVPAMADESIIVKNQGTIFLAGPPLVKAATGEEVSAENLGGADVHCKVSGVADHYAENDAHALSIARQCISRLNHVRPTSPILKEAKAPRYDIREIYGIVGTDLKKPFDVREVIARIVDDSQFDEFKRFFGETLVTGFAEIFGHPVGIVANNGILFSESAQKGAHFIELCTQRNIPLIFLQNITGFMVGQKYEAEGIAKHGAKMVTAVSCADVPKFTVLIGGSYGAGNYGMCGRAYEPTMMWMWPNARISVMGGEQAAGVLTQVRQDGLARKGQAMSESEVAEFKKPIIEQYERQGHPYYASARLWDDGIIDPADTRTVLGLALEAAANAPKRESKFGVFRM; from the coding sequence ATGACGGTATTGAATTCATCGGTCAACATTCATGACCCGATATTTAAAGAAAAAGAAAATGCGATGGCAGCGCTTGTAGCTGACCTTCGCGACAAGGTTTCAACGTTAGCGCAAGGTGGCGGTGAGGAACTCATTGCTCGACACGAAAGCCGTGGAAAGCTTTTCGTTCGAGACAGAATTGAAACACTACTCGATGAAGGTTCGCCTTTTTTGGAAATCGGGCAATTTGCCGCGTTTGGTGTTTACGAGCAAGACATTCCGTGTGCTGGTGTTGTTGCTGGTATAGGGCGTGTTAAAGGCATTGAGTGTATGATTGTAGCTAACGACGCGACAGTTAAAGGCGGCACTTACTTCCCTATCACGGTCAAAAAGCATCTCCGAGCACAAGAAATCGCTGAACGTTGTCACTTACCTTGTATTTATCTAGTGGATTCAGGCGGCGCGAACCTACCAGAACAAGATGAGGTTTTCCCGGATAAACTACATTTCGGTCGTATTTTCTATAATCAAGCGCGCATGTCTGCCAAAGGCATTCCACAAATTGCGGTGGTGATGGGCTTATGCACGGCAGGTGGTGCGTATGTACCCGCGATGGCCGATGAAAGTATTATCGTTAAAAACCAAGGGACTATTTTCCTCGCGGGTCCGCCTCTTGTAAAAGCGGCTACGGGTGAAGAAGTTAGTGCTGAAAATCTGGGTGGCGCTGATGTACATTGCAAAGTTTCTGGCGTTGCAGACCATTACGCTGAGAATGACGCCCATGCACTTTCAATTGCACGCCAATGTATTTCTCGTTTAAACCATGTCCGCCCTACTTCGCCAATTCTAAAAGAAGCGAAAGCACCAAGGTACGACATTCGTGAAATCTATGGCATTGTCGGAACAGACCTTAAAAAACCATTCGACGTACGTGAAGTCATTGCGCGTATTGTAGACGATTCGCAATTTGATGAATTTAAGCGTTTCTTCGGAGAAACACTCGTGACCGGTTTTGCTGAGATATTCGGACACCCGGTCGGTATTGTCGCAAATAATGGCATCTTGTTCTCTGAATCTGCACAAAAAGGTGCTCACTTCATCGAACTTTGTACACAGCGTAATATTCCTCTCATTTTCTTACAGAACATTACTGGCTTTATGGTAGGACAGAAGTACGAAGCGGAAGGTATTGCAAAACACGGCGCGAAAATGGTTACTGCCGTTTCGTGTGCGGACGTTCCTAAGTTCACTGTGCTTATTGGTGGCTCTTATGGGGCTGGTAACTATGGTATGTGTGGTCGAGCTTATGAACCCACCATGATGTGGATGTGGCCAAATGCGCGTATTTCGGTCATGGGTGGAGAACAAGCGGCTGGCGTATTGACGCAAGTACGTCAGGATGGTCTAGCTCGTAAAGGCCAAGCAATGAGTGAATCTGAAGTCGCTGAATTTAAAAAGCCAATTATCGAACAATATGAGCGTCAAGGTCACCCTTACTACGCAAGCGCTCGCCTGTGGGATGATGGCATTATCGACCCTGCAGACACACGTACCGTGCTTGGGCTTGCACTTGAGGCCGCTGCGAATGCGCCTAAGCGAGAGTCGAAGTTCGGCGTTTTCCGTATGTAA
- the mnmA gene encoding tRNA 2-thiouridine(34) synthase MnmA, whose amino-acid sequence MSDNSHIKVIVGMSGGVDSSVSAYLLKQQGYQVEGLFMKNWEEDDNDEYCAAAEDLKDAQEVCDKLGIELHTVNFAAEYWDNVFEYFLEEYKAGRTPNPDIMCNKEIKFKAFLQFAAEALGADYIATGHYVRREERNGQYVMQRGLDNNKDQSYFLYTLSHEHIAQTLFPVGNIEKPEVRRIAEEQGLITHDKKDSTGICFIGERKFKDFLQRYLPAQPGNIEDTDGNIVGQHEGLMYHTLGQRKGLLIGGMKEGNGEPWYVVDKDIERNVLVVGQGADHPRLYSNGLNANQLHWIDRVGPQGTTRCAVKTRYRQEDIPCTLLVGSDGMARVLFDSPQKAVTPGQSAVFYLDDVCLGGGIIDSVIR is encoded by the coding sequence ATGAGCGACAACAGTCATATTAAGGTCATCGTCGGCATGTCTGGCGGTGTTGATTCTTCCGTTTCAGCCTATTTGTTGAAACAACAGGGCTATCAAGTTGAAGGCCTGTTTATGAAAAACTGGGAAGAAGATGACAATGACGAGTACTGTGCCGCTGCTGAAGATTTGAAAGATGCGCAAGAAGTGTGTGACAAACTGGGTATTGAATTACACACAGTAAACTTCGCTGCAGAATATTGGGATAACGTTTTTGAATATTTCCTTGAAGAATACAAAGCGGGTCGCACACCAAACCCTGACATTATGTGTAACAAGGAAATAAAATTTAAAGCCTTCTTACAGTTCGCGGCAGAAGCGCTCGGTGCAGACTATATCGCAACGGGTCATTATGTACGTCGTGAAGAGCGAAATGGTCAATACGTGATGCAACGCGGTCTTGATAACAACAAAGACCAAAGTTACTTTCTATATACGTTAAGTCATGAACATATTGCGCAAACACTGTTCCCTGTTGGCAATATCGAAAAGCCAGAAGTACGCCGTATTGCAGAAGAACAAGGCTTAATAACACATGACAAAAAAGATAGCACAGGTATCTGTTTTATCGGCGAACGTAAATTTAAAGATTTCCTGCAACGCTATTTACCAGCTCAGCCAGGTAACATCGAAGATACTGACGGTAATATTGTTGGACAACATGAAGGGTTGATGTACCACACGTTAGGTCAACGCAAAGGTCTTCTGATTGGCGGTATGAAAGAAGGCAATGGTGAACCATGGTATGTTGTCGACAAAGACATTGAACGCAACGTACTTGTTGTTGGCCAAGGTGCAGACCACCCACGTCTTTACAGCAATGGATTGAACGCCAATCAACTACATTGGATTGACCGTGTAGGTCCACAAGGCACTACTCGTTGTGCGGTAAAAACGCGTTATCGTCAAGAAGACATTCCTTGTACACTTCTCGTTGGTAGCGATGGGATGGCTCGCGTGTTATTTGACTCGCCTCAGAAAGCCGTTACACCAGGCCAGTCAGCTGTATTCTATCTAGACGACGTATGTCTAGGTGGCGGTATTATTGACTCGGTGATCCGTTAA
- a CDS encoding hydroxymethylglutaryl-CoA lyase has protein sequence MAYPEMVRIVEVGARDGLQNEQSVSTAQKIALIDALAGAGLKNIEAGAFVSPKWVPQMADSLDVIAGLSVPSDVELSALTPNVKGAELALQSGVKEFAIFTAASEAFTQKNINCSISESIERFIPVMELAKANNIRVRGYVSCVVGCPYQGEVQPEQVLDVCKQLLAFGCYEVSLGDTIGVGTPNKVQNLLSLLLANIPRDKLAVHFHDTYGQALANIHKALEMGISVIDSAVAGLGGCPYAKGASGNVATEDVVYLLEGLGIYTGIDLERLARAGWQICDALNKAPVSKVSLALKSQCA, from the coding sequence ATGGCTTACCCTGAAATGGTCCGAATCGTTGAAGTTGGTGCACGTGATGGTTTGCAAAATGAACAAAGCGTATCAACAGCACAAAAAATTGCCCTAATTGACGCCCTTGCTGGTGCAGGTCTCAAGAATATAGAGGCTGGTGCGTTTGTGTCACCTAAATGGGTGCCACAAATGGCGGATTCATTGGATGTAATTGCCGGCCTTTCTGTTCCATCTGATGTCGAGCTAAGTGCGTTAACCCCTAACGTCAAAGGCGCTGAACTCGCTCTTCAGTCTGGCGTAAAAGAATTCGCTATTTTTACTGCCGCCAGTGAAGCCTTTACGCAGAAAAACATTAATTGCTCTATAAGCGAAAGTATCGAACGCTTTATACCTGTGATGGAATTAGCTAAAGCGAACAATATACGTGTTCGGGGTTATGTTAGTTGTGTCGTAGGTTGTCCGTACCAAGGCGAAGTGCAACCAGAGCAAGTCCTTGATGTGTGTAAACAATTGTTGGCATTCGGCTGTTATGAAGTGAGCCTTGGTGACACCATAGGCGTAGGTACACCAAACAAAGTACAAAATCTGCTTTCACTTCTGCTCGCTAACATACCCAGAGACAAGCTGGCTGTGCATTTTCATGATACCTATGGACAAGCACTTGCCAACATTCACAAAGCCCTTGAGATGGGCATTAGTGTCATAGACAGTGCGGTTGCAGGACTCGGAGGGTGTCCATACGCAAAAGGGGCGTCAGGAAATGTTGCCACAGAAGACGTAGTATACTTACTCGAAGGACTTGGCATTTACACTGGAATTGATTTAGAAAGGCTTGCCAGAGCGGGATGGCAAATTTGCGATGCATTAAATAAAGCGCCTGTTAGCAAAGTTTCATTAGCATTAAAAAGTCAATGCGCATAA
- a CDS encoding acetyl/propionyl/methylcrotonyl-CoA carboxylase subunit alpha, whose protein sequence is MLKKILIANRGEIACRVMKTAKSLGMTTVAVYSDADANSQHVKMADEAYHIGPAPTKDSYLVASKILEVAKRAGADCVHPGYGFLSENDSFANTCEEVGIVFIGPPTSAIEAMGSKTRAKEIMAEANVPLVPGYYGQNQDTQFLASEAEKIGYPVLIKAAFGGGGKGMRVVRAAADFISALEGAKREAKASFGNDLVLIERFVDKPRHVEVQVFADNHGNAVYLGDRDCSLQRRHQKVIEEAPAPGLSAELRKAMGEAAVRCAQAINYRGAGTVEFLLCGNEFFFMEMNTRLQVEHPVTEMVTGQDLVAWQIRVANGEKLPLTQEQITLSGHSFEARIYAEDPTENFMPCSGTLSCLTFPAEAFGVRIDTGVQCGDEISPFYDPMIAKLIVHGETREVALNKLSHALEQVHLSGLKSNIAFLHHLANHGTFKAGAPDTHFIDTQTEVLTHFAVPERTMTELAALAYVLHQNPCKKTPWKNIGFRLNQNAVIKIPFVDVKTLATRVEEAWHLDIAGDNVIAQGQLDGQILSASIDGKKLTAHVVLNEESITVMFGPHQFTLALSSKHYVSDHEHEAAPLAAPLNGTVVKHLQSVGTKLKKGDPVVVIEAMKMEYTLNAPFDGTLASYCFAEGELVSHGAMLAIVDAEEA, encoded by the coding sequence ATGTTAAAGAAAATTTTAATTGCTAATCGTGGTGAAATCGCCTGCCGAGTTATGAAAACGGCTAAGTCACTCGGTATGACGACTGTGGCGGTGTACTCTGATGCTGATGCCAATAGTCAACACGTAAAAATGGCCGATGAAGCCTACCATATCGGCCCTGCACCAACGAAAGACAGCTACTTAGTTGCGTCGAAAATTTTAGAAGTAGCAAAACGAGCTGGCGCCGATTGTGTTCACCCAGGCTATGGATTCCTATCTGAAAACGATTCGTTTGCTAATACGTGTGAAGAAGTGGGCATCGTCTTTATTGGCCCTCCTACGTCTGCTATCGAAGCAATGGGTTCAAAAACGCGCGCTAAAGAAATTATGGCTGAGGCGAATGTACCGTTAGTTCCTGGCTACTATGGTCAAAACCAAGATACTCAATTCCTCGCTAGTGAAGCCGAAAAGATTGGCTATCCTGTTCTTATCAAGGCCGCGTTTGGCGGTGGCGGAAAAGGCATGCGTGTAGTGCGAGCCGCTGCTGACTTTATCTCAGCCTTAGAGGGCGCTAAACGAGAAGCAAAAGCCAGTTTTGGTAACGATTTAGTACTCATTGAACGTTTCGTCGATAAGCCACGTCACGTCGAAGTCCAAGTGTTTGCAGACAATCATGGAAACGCGGTGTATTTAGGTGACCGCGATTGTTCTTTGCAACGCCGCCATCAAAAAGTCATTGAAGAAGCACCAGCTCCTGGACTAAGCGCTGAATTACGAAAAGCAATGGGTGAAGCCGCAGTACGTTGTGCTCAAGCAATCAACTACCGTGGTGCGGGTACAGTTGAATTCCTATTATGTGGAAATGAATTCTTCTTTATGGAGATGAATACTCGTCTTCAGGTCGAGCACCCAGTAACTGAAATGGTCACGGGACAAGACTTAGTCGCATGGCAAATACGTGTTGCCAATGGCGAAAAACTGCCTCTAACACAAGAACAAATTACCCTGTCAGGCCATAGTTTCGAAGCGCGTATTTACGCTGAAGATCCGACAGAAAACTTTATGCCTTGTTCAGGCACGTTATCCTGTTTGACTTTCCCTGCGGAGGCATTTGGTGTACGAATAGACACGGGCGTGCAATGTGGCGACGAGATAAGCCCCTTTTATGACCCGATGATTGCTAAACTGATTGTTCATGGTGAAACACGCGAAGTCGCACTCAACAAATTGAGCCATGCACTTGAGCAAGTACATTTAAGCGGCCTAAAAAGCAACATCGCTTTTCTACATCATTTGGCGAATCATGGTACGTTTAAAGCGGGTGCGCCAGATACGCATTTTATCGACACGCAAACTGAGGTGTTAACGCACTTTGCTGTGCCAGAAAGAACCATGACTGAGTTAGCTGCACTTGCGTACGTTTTACATCAAAATCCCTGCAAAAAAACACCTTGGAAAAATATCGGATTTCGACTTAATCAAAATGCGGTGATCAAAATCCCATTTGTTGATGTAAAAACACTCGCAACACGTGTCGAGGAAGCCTGGCATTTAGATATTGCTGGCGACAATGTCATCGCACAAGGTCAATTGGATGGACAAATACTGAGTGCGTCGATTGACGGTAAAAAATTGACGGCTCATGTTGTCTTGAATGAAGAATCAATCACGGTTATGTTTGGACCTCATCAATTTACCTTAGCGCTAAGTTCTAAACACTACGTCAGTGACCATGAGCATGAAGCTGCCCCCCTTGCCGCACCGCTTAATGGTACTGTTGTTAAGCATCTGCAGTCGGTCGGTACAAAACTGAAAAAAGGCGATCCTGTCGTTGTTATTGAAGCAATGAAAATGGAGTACACGCTAAACGCACCATTTGACGGCACATTGGCATCATATTGTTTCGCGGAAGGCGAATTAGTTAGCCATGGTGCGATGCTGGCCATAGTCGATGCGGAGGAAGCGTAA
- a CDS encoding LysR family transcriptional regulator, translating into MLRVTLEQWRMFQAVVEFGGFNQAAANVHKSQSSIHTAVQKIESALNVKLFKVEGRKTLLTEAGEMMLRRANYLLNEAAKVEAVGVTLSEGIETILRIAVDEVLPNELLYKSLETTSAQFPLLRIELIETILNGSSELLENDKVDIAIAAEPLMEGFSEELCELDFIAVASPSHPLHQLQREVTLEDLKLYRQIVIRDSATQEKRDSGWLGAEQRWTVSHLSTSVDMIKNGLGFAWLPKPAIANALEQGDLLPLHLEHNSTRRAQLYLVFKDGDRLSPAARCFIGELRHLSLSCPNAG; encoded by the coding sequence ATGCTAAGAGTAACATTAGAACAGTGGCGTATGTTTCAAGCGGTGGTTGAATTTGGTGGATTCAATCAAGCTGCTGCAAATGTGCATAAGAGTCAAAGCAGCATTCATACTGCAGTACAAAAAATAGAATCAGCTTTAAATGTTAAACTTTTCAAAGTAGAAGGGCGAAAAACTTTGTTAACGGAAGCTGGAGAAATGATGCTTCGTCGCGCCAACTACTTACTTAACGAGGCCGCCAAAGTAGAAGCTGTTGGTGTGACACTTTCAGAAGGTATTGAAACCATTCTTAGAATTGCTGTTGACGAAGTATTGCCGAACGAACTTCTGTATAAAAGTCTCGAGACAACGTCTGCGCAATTTCCTCTGCTTCGCATCGAACTTATTGAGACTATCTTAAATGGCTCGTCGGAATTGCTTGAAAACGACAAAGTCGACATTGCGATTGCCGCAGAGCCTTTAATGGAGGGATTCAGTGAAGAATTATGTGAACTTGATTTTATTGCGGTGGCAAGCCCATCTCATCCACTGCATCAACTTCAACGAGAGGTTACGCTCGAAGATCTGAAACTCTATCGTCAAATTGTTATCCGTGATTCTGCAACGCAGGAGAAGCGAGATTCTGGTTGGTTGGGTGCAGAGCAGCGCTGGACGGTTAGTCACTTATCAACATCAGTGGATATGATCAAAAATGGATTGGGTTTTGCGTGGCTGCCAAAACCAGCCATTGCTAATGCACTAGAACAGGGCGATTTACTTCCACTTCACCTTGAACACAACAGCACGAGACGCGCTCAGTTGTATTTAGTTTTTAAAGATGGCGATAGGTTGAGTCCTGCAGCACGATGCTTTATCGGCGAGTTGAGGCACCTTAGTTTGTCGTGTCCCAATGCTGGATAG